A window of the Streptomyces finlayi genome harbors these coding sequences:
- the aroA gene encoding 3-phosphoshikimate 1-carboxyvinyltransferase: MTESAVHPALWPAPHASGAVDATVTVPGSKSVTNRALVLAALSCEPGWLRRPLRSRDTLLMAQALRTMGVGIEEGIGPDGSGEAWRVIPAGLHGPATVDVGNAGTVMRFLPPVATLADGPIRFDGDARSYERPLDGVIDALRTLGARIDDDARGALPLTVHGAGALDGGPVEIDASSSSQFVSALLLSAPRFNQGVEVRHTGSVLPSMPHIRMTVDMLRSVGAQVDEPETGGEPNVWRVAHSALLGRDLTVEPDLSNAQPFLAAALVTGGRVTVPDWPLRTTQPGDALREIFTEMGGSCELTERGLTFTGTGRIHGIDVDLGEVGELTPGIAAVAALADSPSTLRGVAHLRLHETDRLAALTKEINELGGDVTETADGLHIRPRPLHGGTFHTYEDHRMATAGSVIGLAVPGVEIENVGTTAKTLPDFPQMWTAMLASTGTAGA, translated from the coding sequence ATGACCGAAAGTGCCGTGCACCCCGCCCTCTGGCCCGCCCCTCACGCGAGCGGAGCCGTCGACGCGACCGTCACCGTGCCCGGATCGAAGTCGGTCACCAACCGGGCACTCGTCCTGGCCGCCCTCTCCTGCGAGCCCGGCTGGCTGCGGCGCCCGCTGCGCTCCCGCGACACGCTGCTGATGGCCCAGGCGCTGCGCACGATGGGCGTCGGCATCGAGGAGGGCATCGGCCCCGACGGCTCCGGCGAGGCATGGCGGGTCATCCCGGCCGGCCTGCACGGCCCGGCCACGGTCGACGTCGGCAACGCCGGGACGGTCATGCGCTTCCTCCCGCCCGTCGCCACCCTCGCCGACGGCCCCATCCGCTTCGACGGCGACGCCCGCTCCTACGAGCGCCCCCTGGACGGCGTGATCGACGCACTGCGCACCCTGGGTGCCAGGATCGACGACGACGCCCGGGGCGCACTGCCGCTGACCGTCCACGGCGCCGGTGCGCTGGACGGCGGCCCGGTGGAGATCGACGCCTCCTCGTCCTCCCAGTTCGTCTCGGCGCTCCTGCTGTCGGCCCCCCGCTTCAATCAGGGCGTCGAGGTACGGCACACGGGCTCGGTGCTCCCTTCCATGCCGCACATCCGGATGACCGTGGACATGCTGCGGTCCGTCGGCGCGCAGGTGGACGAGCCGGAGACCGGGGGCGAGCCCAATGTGTGGCGGGTCGCCCACTCCGCGCTGCTCGGGCGCGATCTGACCGTCGAGCCGGACCTCTCCAACGCCCAGCCGTTCCTCGCGGCCGCGCTGGTCACCGGCGGCCGGGTCACCGTCCCGGACTGGCCGCTGCGCACCACCCAGCCGGGTGACGCGCTGCGCGAGATCTTCACCGAGATGGGCGGCAGCTGCGAGCTGACCGAGCGCGGACTCACCTTCACGGGAACGGGCCGCATCCACGGCATCGACGTGGACCTCGGCGAGGTCGGCGAACTGACGCCCGGCATCGCGGCCGTCGCCGCTCTCGCCGACTCCCCGTCCACCCTGCGGGGGGTGGCCCATCTGCGGCTGCACGAGACGGACCGGCTGGCTGCGCTCACCAAGGAGATCAACGAGCTCGGCGGCGATGTCACCGAGACCGCCGACGGCCTGCACATCCGGCCGCGCCCGCTGCACGGCGGCACCTTCCACACGTACGAGGACCACCGGATGGCGACGGCCGGTTCGGTCATCGGCCTCGCCGTACCGGGTGTGGAGATCGAGAACGTGGGCACGACCGCGAAGACGCTGCCGGACTTCCCCCAGATGTGGACCGCGATGCTCGCCTCCACCGGAACGGCCGGGGCCTGA
- the rsgA gene encoding ribosome small subunit-dependent GTPase A has protein sequence MRRYGKNPDEDDIRVRPNPKGNRPRTHTRPKHEEAQEGMVLTVDRGRLTCLVDGRTVVAMKARELGRKAAVVGDNVSIVGDLSGEKDTLARIVRIGARRSVLRRTADDDDPYERVVVANADQLAIVTALADPEPRPRMIDRCLVAAYDGGLTPLLVLTKSDLASPDALLAAYTPLGVPYIVTSREELENGGAAEIVREQLNDKITAFVGHSGVGKTTLVNALVPKDMRRTTGVVNAVTGRGRHTTTSAMALPLPDGRGWVVDTPGVRSFGLHHVDPSRVILAFPDLEPGTEKCPRGCNHDESQAECALDAWVAEGHADPARLDSLRRLLATRERREGD, from the coding sequence ATGCGGCGCTACGGCAAGAACCCCGACGAGGACGACATCCGCGTCCGCCCGAACCCCAAGGGCAACCGGCCGCGTACGCACACCCGGCCGAAGCACGAGGAAGCCCAGGAGGGCATGGTCCTCACCGTCGACCGGGGCAGGCTCACCTGTCTCGTGGACGGTCGCACGGTGGTGGCGATGAAGGCACGCGAGCTGGGCCGCAAGGCCGCCGTGGTGGGCGACAACGTCTCCATCGTCGGTGACCTCTCCGGCGAGAAGGACACCCTGGCCCGCATCGTCCGCATCGGCGCCCGCCGCTCGGTCCTGCGGCGCACGGCCGACGACGACGATCCGTACGAGCGTGTGGTCGTCGCCAACGCGGACCAGCTGGCGATCGTCACCGCCCTCGCCGACCCGGAACCGCGTCCGCGCATGATCGACCGCTGTCTCGTCGCGGCGTACGACGGCGGACTCACTCCGCTCCTCGTCCTCACGAAGTCGGACCTGGCCTCGCCGGACGCGCTGCTGGCCGCGTACACGCCGCTGGGCGTCCCGTACATCGTCACCAGCCGCGAGGAGCTGGAGAACGGTGGTGCGGCCGAGATCGTGCGCGAGCAGCTGAACGACAAGATCACCGCCTTCGTCGGGCACTCCGGAGTCGGTAAGACGACCCTGGTCAACGCCCTCGTACCGAAGGACATGCGGCGTACGACCGGTGTCGTCAACGCGGTCACGGGCCGCGGCCGGCACACCACCACGTCGGCAATGGCGCTCCCCCTTCCGGACGGGCGCGGCTGGGTGGTCGACACCCCGGGTGTGCGTTCCTTCGGACTGCACCACGTCGATCCGTCCCGGGTCATCCTGGCCTTCCCCGACCTGGAGCCCGGAACCGAGAAGTGCCCGCGCGGCTGCAACCACGACGAGTCGCAGGCGGAATGCGCGCTCGACGCCTGGGTGGCGGAGGGCCATGCCGACCCGGCACGGCTCGACTCACTGCGGCGGCTGCTCGCCACCCGGGAGCGGCGCGAGGGCGACTGA
- a CDS encoding DMT family transporter — protein sequence MAWLLVVVAGILETGFAVCLKLSHGFTRLWPTIAFCVFALGSFGLLTLALKKLDVGPAYAVWTGIGAAGTAIYGMVFLDDVVSTLKLVSISLVIIGVIGLQLSGSSH from the coding sequence ATGGCATGGCTGCTGGTCGTGGTCGCGGGGATCCTGGAGACCGGCTTCGCGGTGTGCCTGAAGCTCTCGCACGGATTCACCCGGCTCTGGCCGACGATCGCTTTCTGCGTGTTCGCGCTCGGCAGCTTCGGACTGCTGACGCTCGCGCTGAAGAAGCTGGACGTGGGCCCGGCGTACGCCGTGTGGACCGGAATCGGCGCTGCCGGTACCGCGATCTACGGGATGGTCTTCCTCGACGACGTGGTGTCCACGCTCAAGCTGGTCTCGATCTCCCTGGTGATCATCGGCGTCATCGGTCTCCAGCTCTCCGGCTCCTCGCACTGA
- the hisN gene encoding histidinol-phosphatase, with amino-acid sequence MPDYHDDLRLAHVLADAADAATMARFKALDLKVETKPDMTPVSEADKHAEELIRGHLHRARPRDAILGEEYGIEGTGPRRWVIDPIDGTKNYVRGVPVWATLISLMEAGENGFQPVVGVVSAPALSRRWWAAKGAGAFSGRSLTSATRLHVSKVERVADSSFAYSSLSGWEEQGRLDGFMDLTRACWRTRGYGDFWPYMMVAEGSVDICAEPELSLWDMAANAIIVQEAGGQFTSLDGVSGPGGGNAAASNGLLHHELLGYLNQRY; translated from the coding sequence ATGCCCGATTACCACGATGATCTGCGTCTCGCCCATGTCCTGGCCGACGCCGCCGACGCGGCGACGATGGCCCGGTTCAAGGCCCTCGACCTGAAGGTCGAGACCAAGCCGGACATGACGCCGGTGAGCGAGGCCGACAAACACGCCGAGGAGCTGATCCGGGGCCATCTGCACCGGGCCCGCCCGCGCGACGCGATCCTCGGCGAGGAGTACGGGATCGAGGGCACGGGCCCCCGGCGCTGGGTCATCGACCCGATCGACGGCACCAAGAACTACGTACGCGGCGTGCCCGTGTGGGCGACGCTGATCTCCCTGATGGAGGCCGGGGAGAACGGCTTCCAGCCCGTCGTCGGCGTGGTGTCGGCGCCGGCGCTGAGCCGCCGCTGGTGGGCGGCGAAGGGCGCCGGCGCGTTCTCCGGCCGCAGCCTGACCTCCGCCACCCGTCTCCACGTGTCGAAGGTGGAGCGTGTCGCGGACTCCTCGTTCGCGTACTCCTCGTTGAGCGGCTGGGAGGAACAGGGGCGGCTCGACGGCTTCATGGACCTCACCCGGGCCTGCTGGCGGACACGGGGATACGGGGACTTCTGGCCGTACATGATGGTCGCCGAGGGTTCGGTGGACATCTGCGCGGAGCCCGAGCTCTCGCTGTGGGACATGGCCGCGAACGCGATCATCGTCCAGGAGGCAGGCGGGCAGTTCACCAGCCTGGACGGCGTCTCGGGCCCCGGCGGCGGTAACGCGGCGGCCTCCAACGGGCTGCTCCACCACGAGCTGCTGGGCTATCTCAACCAGCGCTACTGA